GCGGGTGTGGTCAAGATGTCCGACGCGGTCGGCGGGGTCTCCGTGTGCGTCGACGACAACGTCTACGACACCTACTCGCACCTCAAGCTGTCCAAGGGCGCGCACACCCTGAAGGGGCAGGCGGCGCTGGAGTTCGTCCGCTCCCGGCACGGCTTCGGCGACGGCAGCGACCTCGGCCGCACGGTCTCGCAGCACATCTTCCTCAGCGCGATGATCCGCAAGTTCAAGAGCGCGGGCACGCTCACCGACCCCACCGCCGTCTACTCCCTCGCCGACGCCGCCACCAAGGCGCTGACCGTGGACGACGGTCTCGGCAGCGTGAAGAAGCTGATCTCGCTGGCGGCCGACGTGAACAAGGTCCCCACCAAGCGGATGACCTTCACCACCATGCAGACCGCCCCCGACCCGAGCGACAGCGACCGGGTGGTGGTCGGAGCGGGTGCGAAGACCCTCTTCTCCGCCATCGCCGAGGACCGGTCGCTGACCACCGGGTCGGGCAAGAAGGCCGCCGGGGCCACGCCGTCCGCGTCGCCCACCGCCTCGGCCGTGCCCGCCGCGCGGATCGCGGTGACGGTGCAGAACGGCACCGGCATCACCGGCCGGGCCGCCTCGGTCGCCACGGCCCTCGTCGGCCAGGGCTTCAACTCCGGCACGACCACGGGCAACGCGGCCGGCGCCGCGACCACGACCACCCTCGGCTACGGCACCGGCCAGAAGGGCGAGGCGCAGACCGTCGCCAAGGCGCTCGGGCTGCCCGCCTCGCACCTGAGGCAGGGCACCGGCACCGGTCTGACCCTGGTGATCGGCTCCGACTGGCCGAGCGGCTCGACCTATCCGGGCGGCGCCGGCGAGCCCGCGCCCGCCGACACCGGCGCCGCCGTCTCCAACGCCCACGCGCAGACCGCCGACCAGGACAAGACCTGCGCCGAGGTCAGCCCCTACCGGACGGTCGCGCTGGGCGGCGTCCCGATGACGCCCGCGCAGGCGTACGCGGCGTCGAGCGGCAAGCCCGATTCCGACGACTGACCGGCGCCCTCGGGACACCGGAGTTGTACAGTTGCGCAAGGCAGCAACAAAGACACCTGCGGCGACCTGTGGGAATCTGCGGCGGTGACCGCCCGCAGAGGCTGCGACAGAGGCATCCGTAGAGACCTGTTGGATACACCAGAGAGGGGTGCGGGATGCTCCGCAACGGACTGGAACCCTGGCACCTGCTGATCGTGGCCCTCGTGGTCATCGTGCTGTTCGGCTCGAAGAAGCTGCCCGAGGCGGCCCGCGGGCTGGGCAAGTCGATGCGCATCCTCAAGAGCGAGGCGAAGGCCATGAAGGAGGACGAAGCCCCCGCGCCGACCGCCGCCGGTGACCTCGCCGCGCAGACCGTCGAGGCCCAGGAGCCCCAGGGCGGGCCCGTCGCCGCCCGTCCGGCGGGCGAGGCCGCCCAGCCCGCCCGCTGACCGCCGGCCACCGGGAGGACCGGAGGGTCCGTCAGGGGC
The sequence above is a segment of the Streptomyces griseoviridis genome. Coding sequences within it:
- a CDS encoding LCP family protein, which codes for MSDPWGGQGTRSRTDRTPAQRGAGPGAARPGDQSRSAGAARPPGDGRSGSGPHGRPTAKRGGGPGRGPRRVLRIISVCLAVLVLGTAGAGWWFYEHLNGNIQSYSIDGKGGAEKADAFGRTPINILVMGSDGRTSKADCALGGGCSRTGVQSGGNADVEMVVHISADRSNATVMSIPRDTMTDIPACRDTADGLSTSGYHGQINSALRYGPACQVATVHQLTGIPIDHFVKLDFAGVVKMSDAVGGVSVCVDDNVYDTYSHLKLSKGAHTLKGQAALEFVRSRHGFGDGSDLGRTVSQHIFLSAMIRKFKSAGTLTDPTAVYSLADAATKALTVDDGLGSVKKLISLAADVNKVPTKRMTFTTMQTAPDPSDSDRVVVGAGAKTLFSAIAEDRSLTTGSGKKAAGATPSASPTASAVPAARIAVTVQNGTGITGRAASVATALVGQGFNSGTTTGNAAGAATTTTLGYGTGQKGEAQTVAKALGLPASHLRQGTGTGLTLVIGSDWPSGSTYPGGAGEPAPADTGAAVSNAHAQTADQDKTCAEVSPYRTVALGGVPMTPAQAYAASSGKPDSDD
- the tatA gene encoding Sec-independent protein translocase subunit TatA, whose protein sequence is MLRNGLEPWHLLIVALVVIVLFGSKKLPEAARGLGKSMRILKSEAKAMKEDEAPAPTAAGDLAAQTVEAQEPQGGPVAARPAGEAAQPAR